From the genome of Anopheles moucheti chromosome 3, idAnoMoucSN_F20_07, whole genome shotgun sequence, one region includes:
- the LOC128301817 gene encoding uncharacterized protein LOC128301817 — MDKLIQVLTILSLVTPLLLARRIQLVNISPEEAQKYITQQSLDLRYAAKLGEHPLGYTRNVQDPALATFYYNGRLIDNPEDYVEEEYEAKQFHGQDGLGRAMFGYSDHNQARLEARNANGEVRGSYQYVNPLGEDVIVQYWSDGLGFHQIDNRPEIRLQPVTETPEVREARLAHMKAWEEAASLARANPDVTSGGADEPYRAVQANTVEEDPEHDEILAAVSNQHQSLIRYPSLPYTDHIAPNVDALQDEGVVVEALARSVKKRNNEQQDEQTAGSEDEPVSANPKGFFYSFDYPVQLVAESAAKKAARAGFGESPQESVVVETKATNVPKAAPVDDRVSLKAVLSGETLVDAVHDAQVSPKQKLQTERT; from the exons ATGGATAAATTGATACAAGTTCTAACCATCCTCTCG ctGGTAACACCGTTGCTGCTTGCCCGACGCATCCAGCTCGTCAACATCAGCCCGGAAGAGGCGCAGAAGTACATCACGCAGCAAAGCCTGGACTTACGGTACGCGGCAAAGCTGGGCGAACATCCGCTCGGGTACACGCGCAACGTGCAGGATCCGGCCCTTGCCACCTTCTACTACAACGGTCGGCTTATCGACAACCCGGAGGACTACGTGGAGGAGGAGTACGAGGCGAAACAGTTCCATGGGCAG GATGGGCTCGGTAGAGCTATGTTTGGCTACAGTGACCACAATCAGGCCCGCTTGGAAGCTCGCAACGCCAACGGTGAAGTCCGTGGCTCGTACCAGTACGTGAACCCGCTCGGCGAGGACGTGATCGTGCAGTACTGGTCCGATGGTCTCGGTTTCCACCAGATCGACAACCGTCCCGAGATACGCCTGCAGCCGGTAACCGAGACGCCAGAAGTGCGTGAGGCACGTCTCGCTCACATGAAGGCATGGGAGGAAGCGGCCAGTCTGGCCCGTGCTAATCCCGACGTTACGTCCGGCGGTGCCGATGAACCTTACCGGGCGGTACAAGCGAACACGGTAGAGGAGGACCCGGAGCATGACGAAATCCTGGCGGCCGTTTCCAACCAACACCAGAGTCTCATACGCTATCCGAGCCTACCCTACACGGACCACATTGCGCCGAATGTGGATGCGCTGCAAGATGAAGGTGTAGTGGTGGAAGCACTCGCACGCAGTGTGAAGAAACGCAACAACGAACAGCAGGACGAACAGACGGCTGGTAGCGAGGATGAACCAGTGTCGGCTAATCCGAAAGGGTTCTTCTACAGCTTTGACTACCCCGTCCAGCTGGTGGCGGAAAGTGCGGCCAAGAAGGCCGCCCGGGCAGGATTCGGCGAAAGTCCCCAGGAATCGGTGGTGGTCGAAACGAAGGCAACGAACGTCCCGAAAGCAGCGCCCGTGGATGATCGGGTATCGCTGAAGGCAGTGCTGAGTGGCGAAACGCTGGTCGATGCTGTTCATGATGCTCAAGTTTCACCGAAGCAAAAGCTGCAGACGGAACGTACCTAA